The following coding sequences lie in one Porphyromonas asaccharolytica DSM 20707 genomic window:
- a CDS encoding aminotransferase class I/II-fold pyridoxal phosphate-dependent enzyme, which yields MSHFESHIEQILATLRDERALRSLSPIEPLEDGRYQALEDAQQQPLINLNSNDYLALHDATCHFADETDLTDSLQTLSAKDVGSTSSRLLSGDRAVMHQLEDLIAKSLQHEAALLFNSGYHANVGILPALKLPGMVVIADKLIHASMIDGIRLSGLPFERFRHNDVTQLQRLIEKHHSSESCQHIIVMAESIYSMDGDLAPLQALVALKKQYPKVALYIDEAHAIGVRGAHGYGLCEELGLLPEIDLLVGTFGKALGSMGAYVACSEAVRTLLITRSRSLIYSTMLPPLIIQWVLAVWQALPTLSQRRAHLATLQQLLTDELASLPEQLLPTPHSHIIPLLCGSRERARTVAQALHEEGYFIRPIMSPTVPVGSERLRISLTAGLTSSDVKRLCQVILAHLA from the coding sequence ATGTCTCACTTCGAGTCACATATAGAGCAGATCCTCGCCACGCTACGTGACGAGCGGGCTCTCCGTTCGCTCTCCCCCATTGAGCCTCTAGAGGATGGACGTTACCAAGCCCTCGAAGATGCGCAACAGCAACCGCTCATTAACCTCAACAGCAACGACTACCTAGCTCTCCACGACGCTACCTGTCACTTTGCCGATGAGACCGATCTGACCGACAGCCTACAGACGCTCTCTGCGAAGGATGTCGGCTCTACCTCTTCGCGCTTGCTCTCGGGAGACAGGGCAGTGATGCACCAGCTGGAGGATCTCATCGCAAAGTCGTTACAGCACGAGGCTGCCTTGCTCTTCAACAGTGGTTACCACGCTAACGTCGGAATCCTGCCAGCACTCAAGCTACCAGGTATGGTGGTGATAGCCGACAAACTGATCCATGCCAGTATGATCGATGGGATACGTCTCTCTGGACTGCCCTTCGAACGCTTTCGTCACAACGACGTAACGCAGCTCCAGCGTCTCATCGAGAAGCATCACAGCTCCGAGAGTTGCCAGCATATCATCGTCATGGCCGAGAGCATCTACAGCATGGATGGTGATCTCGCCCCGCTACAAGCTCTCGTGGCTCTCAAAAAGCAATACCCCAAGGTGGCTCTCTATATAGACGAAGCGCACGCCATCGGAGTTCGTGGAGCCCATGGCTATGGTCTCTGCGAAGAGCTAGGCTTACTTCCAGAGATCGACCTACTTGTCGGCACCTTTGGCAAGGCTCTCGGATCTATGGGCGCTTATGTCGCTTGCTCTGAGGCGGTACGCACACTACTCATCACACGCTCACGAAGTCTCATTTACTCGACCATGCTGCCTCCACTCATCATTCAGTGGGTACTAGCAGTCTGGCAAGCTCTCCCCACACTCTCCCAGCGAAGAGCGCACCTAGCTACGCTACAACAGCTGCTGACCGATGAGCTAGCTTCACTCCCGGAGCAACTCCTACCCACTCCACACAGCCATATCATACCACTCCTCTGCGGGAGTCGTGAGCGAGCTAGAACCGTGGCGCAAGCACTACACGAGGAGGGTTACTTCATCCGCCCCATCATGTCTCCGACCGTACCTGTCGGCTCTGAGCGTCTGAGGATCTCACTCACGGCAGGCCTAACCTCGTCAGACGTCAAGCGACTCTGCCAAGTCATCCTAGCACACCTTGCCTAG
- a CDS encoding FKBP-type peptidyl-prolyl cis-trans isomerase → MKKSILSLLAVVAMVCTFASCNKTAQKSDTNDELSSMTDSVAMIQGYMTGQQLGQQFMMMAMQGMPVDTVEFLKGFKKGIADTTKFSYYAGQIQGVQTGMGLAKEGIDAKIFAQYLEYALKGDTTKMTMDQETAYNYIQNYYNKKQEIENKEKYGKNIEEGKKAIEDFAKQDNVITTESGIAYRYATKGTGKSPVDGDKVKVTYRGTLVDGTEFDKSEEPIEFGVNQVIPGWTELLKLMKEGDQVIAYIPYNLAYGANGSGASIEPFSTLIFDVTLLEVIPAEKK, encoded by the coding sequence ATGAAGAAATCAATTCTCTCACTCCTCGCAGTGGTGGCAATGGTCTGCACCTTTGCTAGCTGTAACAAGACGGCTCAGAAGAGTGACACAAACGACGAACTATCATCTATGACTGATAGTGTAGCTATGATCCAGGGCTATATGACTGGTCAGCAGCTCGGTCAACAGTTTATGATGATGGCTATGCAAGGCATGCCTGTAGACACCGTTGAGTTCCTCAAGGGCTTCAAGAAGGGTATCGCCGACACAACGAAGTTCTCTTATTACGCAGGACAGATCCAGGGAGTACAAACTGGCATGGGTCTTGCTAAGGAGGGCATCGATGCTAAGATCTTTGCCCAGTACCTCGAGTATGCTCTCAAGGGCGACACGACTAAGATGACAATGGATCAAGAGACAGCGTACAACTATATTCAGAACTACTACAATAAGAAGCAGGAGATCGAGAATAAGGAGAAGTACGGCAAGAACATCGAGGAGGGCAAGAAGGCCATCGAGGACTTTGCTAAGCAAGATAACGTCATCACGACAGAGTCTGGTATCGCTTACCGCTACGCTACGAAGGGTACGGGCAAATCTCCTGTAGATGGTGACAAGGTGAAGGTGACCTATCGTGGTACACTGGTCGATGGCACTGAGTTTGACAAGAGCGAAGAGCCTATTGAGTTTGGTGTGAACCAGGTGATCCCAGGTTGGACCGAGCTTCTCAAACTGATGAAGGAAGGCGACCAAGTGATCGCTTACATTCCTTACAACCTAGCTTACGGGGCTAATGGTAGTGGGGCTTCTATCGAGCCATTCTCCACGCTTATCTTCGACGTGACACTCCTAGAGGTTATCCCCGCAGAGAAGAAGTAA